CGTTCGTCTATGTCGGCAAGCGCAAGCTGAGCATCCGCGAGGGCGGCGTGCTGGCCGACGTGGCGCCGACCCTGCTGACCCTGATGGGTCTGGAACAGCCCAAGGAGATGACCGGCAAGTCGATCGTCACCCTGCTGTAAGGTGTCGATTTGACGGGAACGTGAGCCAGCTCCCGCCGGTCAGAGGAAACGCCCCGGACCACGCGGTCTTGGGGCGTTTTTTTTAACGCCCGCCACGGGCATACTAGGCCCGTCCAGAATCCAGGTGCCCGCCGCCCAATGCCCCGTGCCCTCCTCCCGCTGCTGCTGATCTGCCTCCTGAGCCCACTTGGGGCCGGCGCCGACGAACGCGCCGACACCCAACGCCAGTTGGAACAGACGCAGAAAGACATCACCGAGCTGAAAAAGAACCTGAAGAACATCCAGGACGAGAAGTCCGGGGTGCAGAAGCAGCTCAAGTCCACCGAAACCCAGATGGGCGACCTGGAGAAGCAGATCCAGCAGATCCAGGATGAGCTGAAGAAGAACGAGGAAGAGCTGCAGCGCCTCGATGGGGAGAAAAAAAAACTCCAGGGCGCGCGCCTTGAACAGCAGCGACTGATCGCCATCCAGGCCCGCGCCGCCTACCAGAGCGGCCGCGAGGAATACCTCAAGCTGCTGCTGAACCAGGAACACCCCGAGAAATTCAGCCGCACCCTCACCTACTACGAGTACATCAACAAGGCCCGCCTGGAGCAGCTCAGCGCCTTCAACGAAACCTTGAGCCAGCTCAGCAGCGTCGAGCAGGACATCACCGCGCAGAAGAACCAGCAGGTCGAACAGCAGAGCGCGCTGGAATCACGCCGCCAGGAACTGGCCGATGCCCGCAAGGCGCGCCAGGAAACCCTGGCCAAGCTCAACAGCGACTACCGGAGCGGCGACCGCAAGCTCAAGGACCGCGAGCAGAGCCAGGCCGAGTTGAACAAGGTTCTCAAGACCATCGAAGAAACCCTGGCCCGCCAGGCCCGCGAAGCCGAGGAAGCGCGCCAGCGCGCCCTGGCCGCCGAGCGTGAGCGCGCAAAACGCGAACGCGGGCTGGCCGAACGCGGCGAAAAACCCGCCACCCCGAGCAAGCCCCGCGCCGACTACAGCGGCCCGCTGGTGTCCAGCGGCGCAGGCTTCGGCGGTGCCTTTGGCGCCGCGCGCGGCAAACTGCCCTGGCCGGTCAACGGCCGCGTGCTGGCGCGCTTCGGCAGCCCGCGCGGCGACGATCCCCGCGCCACCTGGGACGGCGTGCTGATCGGCGCCCAGGCCGGCAGCACGGTACGCGCCGTGCACGGCGGCCGCGTGGTGTTCGCCGACTGGCTGCGCGGTGCCGGCCTGCTGGTCATTCTCGACCACGGTGGTGGCTACCTCAGCCTTTATGGGCATAATCAAAGCCTTCTGAAGGACGCCGGCGACACCGTCAAAGCAGGCGACCCCATCGCAACCGTAGGGGCCAGCGGTGGGCAGAGCACCCCGGCGGTATACTTTGCCATTCGCCATCAGGGCCGCCCGGCGGACCCCACTACCTGGTGTCGCACGCAGGGATAAGCGGCGAGCACGCCTTAGGAGCCCCAAACATGTCGCAAGCTTTCCGTCTCACCACCCTGGCCCTGGCCCTGCTGCTCGGCGTCGGTGCGGCACAGGCCGCCGACGCCCCGGCTGCCGCGCCCGCGACCAACGGCAAGGAGGCTCCGCTGCCGCTCGATGAGCTGCGCACCTTCGCCGAGGTCCTGGACCGGGTGAAGGCCGCCTACGTCGAGCCGGTGGACGACAAGACCCTGCTGGAGAACGCCATCAAGGGCATGCTCAGCAACCTCGACCCGCACTCTGCCTACCTGGGCCCGGAAGAATTCGCCGAGTTGCAGGAAAGCACCAGCGGCGAGTTCGGTGGCCTGGGCATCGAGGTCGGCAGCGAAGACGGCTTCGTCAAGGTGATCTCGCCGATCGACGACACCCCCGCGGCCAACGCCGGCATCCAGCCGGGCGACCTGATCGTCAAGATCGACGGCAAGCCAACCAAGGGCCAGTCGATGAACGAAGCAGTGGACAGCATGCGCGGCAAGCCCGGCTCGCCGATCACCCTGACCATCGTGCGCGGCGGCGGCAAGCCGTTCGACGTCGAGCTCAAACGCGCCATCATCAAGGTCAAGAGCGTGCGCAACCAGATGCTCGAGCCAGGCTTCGGCTACCTGCGCATCACCCAGTTCCAGGTCAACACCGGCGAGGAAACCGTCAAGGCGCTGACCAGCCTGCGCAAGGAAAACAACGGCAGGCTCAAAGGCGTGGTCCTCGACCTGCGCAACAACCCCGGCGGCGTGCTGCAGTCGGCGGTGGAAGTGGCCGACGCCTTCCTCACCAAGGGCCTGATCGTCTACACCAAGGGCCGCATCCCGAACTCCGAGCTGCGCTTCTCGGCCGATCCGTCCGACCCGAGCGACGGCGTACCGCTGGTGGTGCTGATCAACGGCGGCAGCGCTTCGGCGGCGGAGATCGTCGCCGGCGCCCTGCAGGACCAGAAGCGCGCCATCCTGATGGGCACCGACAGCTTCGGCAAAGGCTCGGTGCAGACCGTGCTGCCGCTGAACAACGATCGCGCCCTGAAGCTCACCACCGCGCTCTACTACACCCCCAACGGCCGCTCGATCCAGGCCCAGGGCATCACCCCGGACATCGAGGTGGAACGCGCCAAGGTGACCCGCGAGAAGAACGAGTTCGACGGCTTCAAGGAAGCCGACCTGCAGGGCCACCTGGCCAACGGCAACGGCGGCAAGGATCGCCCCACGGCCGCCGGCAAGGCGCCGGTGGATCGCCCGCAGGACAGCGACTACCAGCTCAGCCAAGCCCTCAGCCTGCTGAAAGGACTCAGCGTCAGCCGCGGCAACAACTGACCGATGCGCTGGGCCCGGCGGCTGCTCGGCCTGAGCCTTGGCGCCCTGCTGTGCCAACCGGCGGTGGCAACGCCGCCGCCGGACGCCGTCGAACCGCTGGTCAGTATCGTCATCGATGACCTCGGGCAGAACCTGGCGCGCGACCGCCAGGTGCTCGACCTCTCCCCCGCCATCGCCCTGGCGATCATCCCCGACACGCCCCACGCCGCCGAACTGGCCCGCGAAGCGCACCGGCTCGGCCGCACCGTGATGCTGCACATGCCAATGGACCCGGCGGGCGGCGAGTTCGCCTGGCGGCCGGAGCTGAGCCAGGAGGAGCGCGCTCGCCGTCTCGATGCCGCATTGGCGAAGGTGCCCTGCGCCCAGGGCCTGAACAACCACGAAGGCAGCCGCATGACCGCCGACCGACCGGCGATGGCCTGGCTCGCCGGGGAGCTGCAGCGCCGCCATCTGTTCCTGCTCGACAGCCGCACCAGCGCCGCCACCGTGGCCGCCGCCGAAGCCCAGAAGATCGGCCTGGCGAGCCTGTCGCGGGATGTATTCCTAGACGATGACCCGAGCGAAGCGGCGGTGATGGAGCAGATGGAGCGGGGCCTGAAACTGGCACGCAGACAGGGTACGGTGGTGATGATCGGCCATCCGAAGCCGGCGACCCTGGCGGTGCTCAGGCGGGTGCTGCCCGGCCTCAAGGCACAGGGCTTCGAGCTGGTGCAACCGACGCTGCTGATCGGCGAGCGCGCCAACCGCGCCATGCAGGGGCATGGGCAGAACGGAATTTACCGCTAGACGCGGGCATTTCGTGGGAGCGAGCCTGCTCGCGAACAGCCCCGGCACCAGAGTTTCCGAGAGCGGTTCGCGAGCAAGCTCGCTCCTACCAAGAGCAGTCAGGCCTGGGCGCCCGGACTGCAGGCTTACAGATAGTTATTGGTCGCCTGCTCGATGAAGCCATCGGCGCGCATGTCGTCCAGCGCCTTCTGCAGCTTCGCCACCACCTCGTCCGGGGTGTCCTTGTTGATCGCCAGGTACAGCTGGGCCTCGTTGAAGCGCAGCACGGTCTGCAGGCCGGACACGCCTTCCTGCTTGGCCAGGTAGCGGCCCACCGGGTCGGTGGTGGCCCACAGGTCGATCTCGCCGGTGCTCAGCTTCTTCACGTTCTCCTGGTCGCGCAGCGCGTTGAGCACCGGAATGCCCTGGCTCTCCAGGTTCTGGCTGACGGCATCGTTCTTGTAGGCGCCGAGCTTGTACTTGGCGGCGTCCTTGAGGTCCTTGACCTTGATCGAGCTGCCCGGCGGCGCGAGCAGGACCCAACTGGTCTTGGCAATCGGGCCGACCCACTTGAACAGCGGTACCCGCTCGGGGGTGTAGGTGGTGGAGAACAGTCCGTAGTCGGGCTTGTCGAGGGTCAGCTTGTACAGGCGGTCCCAGGGGAAGCGCAGGCTCAGGCTGTACTGGATGCCGGCGCGCTTGAACATCTCGCGGACGATGTCGGCACTGATGCCGTCGATGCCGTCGTCGCGGGCGAAGTTCTTGTCATCCACCGCCATGTTGAACGGCGGGAAGTTCTCCGTGAGCAGCACCATCTTGTAATCGGCGGGCAACTCGGCGCGGGCCGTGGCGGCCCCCAGCAACAGACCCAGGGTCAGGGTCTTGATCAGGACTTTCAGCATGGTCATACCGCTCGCTTGGTTATCGTTATTGGGCTTGC
This Pseudomonas sp. ATCC 13867 DNA region includes the following protein-coding sequences:
- a CDS encoding murein hydrolase activator EnvC family protein, with the protein product MPRALLPLLLICLLSPLGAGADERADTQRQLEQTQKDITELKKNLKNIQDEKSGVQKQLKSTETQMGDLEKQIQQIQDELKKNEEELQRLDGEKKKLQGARLEQQRLIAIQARAAYQSGREEYLKLLLNQEHPEKFSRTLTYYEYINKARLEQLSAFNETLSQLSSVEQDITAQKNQQVEQQSALESRRQELADARKARQETLAKLNSDYRSGDRKLKDREQSQAELNKVLKTIEETLARQAREAEEARQRALAAERERAKRERGLAERGEKPATPSKPRADYSGPLVSSGAGFGGAFGAARGKLPWPVNGRVLARFGSPRGDDPRATWDGVLIGAQAGSTVRAVHGGRVVFADWLRGAGLLVILDHGGGYLSLYGHNQSLLKDAGDTVKAGDPIATVGASGGQSTPAVYFAIRHQGRPADPTTWCRTQG
- a CDS encoding S41 family peptidase: MSQAFRLTTLALALLLGVGAAQAADAPAAAPATNGKEAPLPLDELRTFAEVLDRVKAAYVEPVDDKTLLENAIKGMLSNLDPHSAYLGPEEFAELQESTSGEFGGLGIEVGSEDGFVKVISPIDDTPAANAGIQPGDLIVKIDGKPTKGQSMNEAVDSMRGKPGSPITLTIVRGGGKPFDVELKRAIIKVKSVRNQMLEPGFGYLRITQFQVNTGEETVKALTSLRKENNGRLKGVVLDLRNNPGGVLQSAVEVADAFLTKGLIVYTKGRIPNSELRFSADPSDPSDGVPLVVLINGGSASAAEIVAGALQDQKRAILMGTDSFGKGSVQTVLPLNNDRALKLTTALYYTPNGRSIQAQGITPDIEVERAKVTREKNEFDGFKEADLQGHLANGNGGKDRPTAAGKAPVDRPQDSDYQLSQALSLLKGLSVSRGNN
- a CDS encoding divergent polysaccharide deacetylase family protein; the protein is MRWARRLLGLSLGALLCQPAVATPPPDAVEPLVSIVIDDLGQNLARDRQVLDLSPAIALAIIPDTPHAAELAREAHRLGRTVMLHMPMDPAGGEFAWRPELSQEERARRLDAALAKVPCAQGLNNHEGSRMTADRPAMAWLAGELQRRHLFLLDSRTSAATVAAAEAQKIGLASLSRDVFLDDDPSEAAVMEQMERGLKLARRQGTVVMIGHPKPATLAVLRRVLPGLKAQGFELVQPTLLIGERANRAMQGHGQNGIYR
- a CDS encoding substrate-binding periplasmic protein, which translates into the protein MLKVLIKTLTLGLLLGAATARAELPADYKMVLLTENFPPFNMAVDDKNFARDDGIDGISADIVREMFKRAGIQYSLSLRFPWDRLYKLTLDKPDYGLFSTTYTPERVPLFKWVGPIAKTSWVLLAPPGSSIKVKDLKDAAKYKLGAYKNDAVSQNLESQGIPVLNALRDQENVKKLSTGEIDLWATTDPVGRYLAKQEGVSGLQTVLRFNEAQLYLAINKDTPDEVVAKLQKALDDMRADGFIEQATNNYL